One window of Triticum dicoccoides isolate Atlit2015 ecotype Zavitan chromosome 5A, WEW_v2.0, whole genome shotgun sequence genomic DNA carries:
- the LOC119298518 gene encoding uncharacterized protein LOC119298518 — protein sequence MAPRLPRSHERLNLHSMMWICTRRPPPSMAPPLLGHGVVPSPFWISPCDTNACPPPPPWPCSDHAAIDATVENLPQLEQFTGVMEEALSSCIANMRNIIRARSSDSLDGKK from the exons ATGGCTCCCCGCCTTCCAAGGTCACACGAGCGCCTCAACCTGCACTCTATGATGTGGATCTGTACCCGCCGGCCACCACCATCCATGGCTCCTCCGCTACTGGGACACGGCGTCGTCCCATCTCCGTTCTGGATATCACCATGCGACACCAACGCTTGTCCTCCTCCTCCACCATGGCCCTGCTCAGACCACGCCGCCATCGATGCCACCGTTGAGAATCTACCCCAACTCGAGCAGTTCACCGGCGTCATGGAG GAAGCGCTAAGCAGCTGCATTGCAAATATGAGGAACATCATCCGTGCAAGAAGTTCAGATTCACTCGACGGCAAGAAATAG